A portion of the Algisphaera agarilytica genome contains these proteins:
- a CDS encoding MFS transporter → MFGSLWLWTISGAAMTQFARGLGLPDWGFGVLAALPFIGTLFQLPGSWVQERFGRRKAWFLVTQGTGRAMWILAALIPWVMPEPRVIHLLGGGEIDLRWLILLGLVGFSWVMAHLGGPAFMSWFSDLVPRRVRGRYLGLRNTLTLPLSLLATLGVGWWLKQAGVIGPETLLTVASIMLGVAGILGTTEILCFIFVKDPAPSRGDQGNTFGRLLLTPLKDRNFQRYLIYNFTLMLGLGFIGQYVWLFVFDEAQLSPLTANLLLIAVPMILRAIAYPIWGKLVDRLGKKPVMLIAGTMFVFGPMGWLLVTPELIWPGYLFTMISPLSWPGLEIANFNFMLGLAETRKGQRGGSAYVAINSIILGVGGALSGLLGAVIAGAIPEFRVEWVLDVPWMLGAEAGAAVILTYHGVLFLVSMGLRVAALVWATTLHEPRATGTREALRYMTASLYSNVRQGMLMPTRVLGRASRWSYRLGRPGR, encoded by the coding sequence TTTGCCCGCGGGCTGGGCCTACCGGACTGGGGGTTTGGGGTGTTGGCGGCGCTGCCGTTCATCGGAACGCTGTTTCAACTCCCCGGGAGCTGGGTGCAGGAACGGTTCGGCCGACGCAAGGCGTGGTTCCTGGTCACCCAGGGCACCGGCCGGGCGATGTGGATCCTCGCGGCGTTGATCCCCTGGGTGATGCCCGAGCCCCGGGTCATTCACCTGCTGGGTGGTGGCGAGATCGATCTGCGGTGGCTCATCCTGCTGGGGCTGGTCGGCTTTTCGTGGGTCATGGCACACCTGGGTGGCCCGGCGTTTATGTCGTGGTTCAGCGACCTGGTGCCCCGCCGGGTGCGCGGGCGCTACCTGGGGCTGCGCAACACGTTGACCCTGCCGTTGTCGCTGCTCGCAACGCTCGGCGTGGGGTGGTGGTTGAAACAGGCCGGGGTGATCGGCCCCGAGACGCTTCTCACCGTGGCGAGCATCATGCTGGGGGTGGCGGGCATCCTGGGCACCACAGAAATCCTGTGTTTCATCTTCGTGAAAGACCCCGCGCCCAGCCGTGGCGATCAGGGCAACACGTTTGGTCGGCTGCTGCTCACGCCGCTGAAAGACCGCAACTTCCAGCGATACCTCATCTACAACTTCACGCTGATGCTCGGGCTGGGCTTCATCGGGCAATACGTCTGGCTGTTCGTCTTCGATGAAGCGCAGCTCTCACCGCTAACGGCCAACCTCTTGCTGATCGCGGTGCCGATGATCCTGCGCGCGATCGCCTACCCGATCTGGGGGAAGCTGGTGGATCGCCTGGGCAAGAAGCCGGTGATGCTGATCGCGGGGACGATGTTTGTGTTCGGCCCGATGGGGTGGCTGCTGGTGACCCCCGAGCTGATCTGGCCGGGGTATCTGTTCACGATGATCTCGCCGCTGAGCTGGCCGGGGCTGGAGATCGCGAACTTCAACTTCATGCTCGGCCTGGCGGAGACCCGCAAGGGCCAACGCGGCGGCAGCGCTTACGTGGCGATCAACTCGATCATCTTGGGCGTGGGTGGCGCGTTGTCGGGGTTGCTCGGGGCGGTCATCGCCGGGGCGATCCCCGAGTTCCGGGTCGAGTGGGTGTTGGATGTGCCCTGGATGCTGGGGGCAGAGGCGGGGGCGGCGGTGATCCTCACGTACCACGGCGTGCTGTTTCTCGTGTCCATGGGCCTCCGGGTCGCGGCGCTGGTCTGGGCCACCACGCTGCACGAGCCCCGGGCCACGGGCACCCGCGAGGCCCTGCGGTACATGACCGCGTCGCTGTACTCCAATGTCCGTCAGGGCATGCTGATGCCCACGCGCGTGCTCGGCCGGGCGTCGCGGTGGAGCTACCGCCTGGGCCGACCCGGCCGGTGA
- the rplU gene encoding 50S ribosomal protein L21, with protein sequence MYAIIEDSGTQIKVAEGDVIKVDVRDLPEDAASVTFDRVMFVGNPEGEARIGQPLVDGVSVTADILEEGRGDKVSVVKFKRRKTYKRMKGHRQNYLKVQITAING encoded by the coding sequence ATGTACGCCATCATCGAAGACTCCGGCACCCAGATCAAAGTCGCTGAAGGCGACGTCATCAAGGTCGACGTCCGCGACCTGCCCGAAGACGCCGCCAGCGTCACCTTCGACCGCGTCATGTTCGTGGGCAACCCCGAGGGCGAAGCCCGCATCGGCCAACCCCTGGTCGATGGCGTGTCGGTCACCGCCGACATCCTCGAAGAAGGCCGTGGCGACAAGGTCAGCGTCGTGAAGTTCAAGCGCCGCAAGACCTACAAGCGCATGAAGGGCCACCGCCAGAACTACCTCAAGGTCCAGATCACCGCCATCAACGGCTGA
- a CDS encoding endonuclease/exonuclease/phosphatase family protein has product MTDRDPVTGVPTTLRGSAALLLWMLGAASAFASVLGLLGDRPWFLDLFAHFRLQYAAGLVIAVIGMGLLKKWVSTGVFGAALVLNGVLLAPLWIAPAQPQSGGPELRLVAFNVLTSNTQKQAVTDWLNTTDADVLILQEVNQVWIEHLDHELVGFYRLQTASTREDNFGIAAYIRGGLVVDEFDSVIDTAEVPAIHVVLEFQGQKIRIMGVHTLPPVGSAYSRFRREQLRDASARVTQSEEPVVVAGDLNATRWSSPLRRLLRETELRDSAEGFGHQGTWPSSLAWTGMIPIDHVLVSPDIRVEDRWVGPALGSDHCPVVVDLVLP; this is encoded by the coding sequence GTGACCGACCGCGACCCGGTGACCGGGGTGCCGACGACCCTACGCGGCTCGGCGGCGCTGCTGTTGTGGATGCTGGGAGCGGCGTCGGCTTTCGCCTCGGTACTGGGACTGCTCGGCGATCGGCCTTGGTTCCTCGATCTTTTTGCACACTTCCGTTTGCAATACGCGGCGGGGCTGGTGATCGCGGTCATCGGGATGGGGCTCCTGAAAAAGTGGGTGTCTACGGGCGTGTTCGGCGCGGCGCTGGTGTTGAATGGGGTCTTGCTTGCGCCGTTGTGGATCGCGCCCGCGCAGCCTCAAAGTGGCGGTCCCGAGCTGAGACTCGTGGCGTTTAACGTGCTGACATCCAATACCCAAAAGCAGGCGGTAACCGATTGGCTCAACACCACCGATGCGGATGTCTTGATCTTGCAGGAAGTCAATCAAGTATGGATCGAACATCTCGATCACGAGTTGGTTGGCTTTTACAGGTTGCAAACCGCTAGTACCCGTGAAGACAACTTCGGCATCGCGGCCTACATCCGAGGCGGCTTGGTGGTTGATGAGTTCGATTCTGTGATCGATACAGCGGAGGTTCCGGCGATCCATGTCGTGCTGGAATTTCAGGGCCAGAAAATTCGCATCATGGGCGTACACACACTGCCGCCGGTAGGTTCTGCTTACTCCCGGTTTCGTCGCGAACAGTTGCGTGATGCTTCGGCAAGGGTGACTCAATCAGAAGAGCCGGTCGTCGTGGCCGGCGACCTCAACGCCACGCGTTGGTCGTCCCCGCTGCGCCGGTTGCTGCGCGAGACAGAGCTGCGTGACTCGGCCGAGGGCTTTGGGCATCAGGGCACCTGGCCCAGCAGTTTGGCGTGGACGGGCATGATCCCGATCGACCACGTGCTGGTGAGCCCGGACATCCGCGTGGAAGATCGATGGGTGGGGCCGGCGTTGGGTTCGGACCATTGCCCGGTGGTGGTGGACCTCGTGCTGCCGTGA
- a CDS encoding glycoside hydrolase family 113 → MRNALLLLAGWLLVAVSCDRQAEVRTAGAASAQEVSGVSEPVLREASVMRGVVVSCYRWGPGEWDGPAMEPLLDELGQLGVNAIQIHPYAGIDRDGGVAYRPGPVTPATVKPIEWANERGMATLLKPHLAYWGSGFDWRGEIAFDTEAQWQRFFREYEAFIVHQAELAEQTGAQVFAVGTELQKTLHREDEWRHLIAAVREVYSGKLTYAANWDQTGNVPFWDALDMIGVQFYFPLSEAMPPSDDDLRAGMRKWLSRLREFSAELGKPVMLTELGYAQSEEAALQPWLDARVGDRAAGAALKLRCMKIALEEVAAEPAVSGVFLWKWFPGDRDHSDEFVLQYDAMREVIRNAWGSDDVAMRRGGAVLGGAHP, encoded by the coding sequence ATGCGAAATGCACTCTTGCTGTTGGCGGGTTGGCTGTTGGTCGCGGTATCGTGCGACCGGCAGGCCGAGGTCCGCACGGCAGGGGCGGCGTCGGCTCAAGAGGTGTCGGGTGTGAGCGAACCGGTGTTGCGCGAGGCCTCGGTCATGCGTGGCGTGGTGGTGAGTTGCTACCGCTGGGGGCCCGGGGAGTGGGACGGGCCCGCCATGGAGCCGTTGCTCGATGAGTTGGGCCAGCTCGGCGTCAACGCCATACAGATCCATCCCTACGCCGGGATCGATCGCGACGGCGGGGTGGCCTACCGCCCGGGCCCGGTGACGCCCGCCACCGTGAAACCCATCGAATGGGCCAACGAGCGCGGCATGGCCACGCTGCTCAAACCCCACCTCGCCTACTGGGGCAGCGGCTTCGACTGGCGGGGCGAAATCGCGTTCGACACCGAGGCGCAGTGGCAGCGTTTCTTCCGGGAGTACGAAGCGTTCATCGTGCATCAGGCGGAGTTGGCCGAGCAGACCGGGGCGCAGGTGTTTGCGGTCGGCACGGAGCTGCAGAAGACTTTGCACCGCGAAGACGAATGGCGGCACCTGATCGCGGCGGTGCGTGAGGTGTATTCGGGGAAGCTGACCTACGCCGCCAATTGGGACCAGACGGGCAACGTGCCGTTCTGGGATGCGCTGGACATGATCGGCGTGCAGTTCTATTTCCCGTTGAGCGAAGCGATGCCGCCGAGCGACGACGATCTGCGGGCGGGGATGCGCAAGTGGCTGTCGCGGCTGCGCGAGTTCTCGGCCGAGCTGGGCAAGCCGGTGATGCTGACCGAGCTGGGGTATGCGCAGTCGGAAGAGGCGGCGCTCCAGCCCTGGCTGGATGCGCGGGTGGGCGACCGCGCGGCGGGCGCGGCGCTGAAGCTGCGTTGCATGAAGATCGCGCTCGAAGAGGTCGCGGCCGAGCCCGCGGTGTCGGGTGTGTTCCTGTGGAAGTGGTTCCCCGGCGACCGGGACCACAGCGACGAGTTCGTCCTGCAGTACGACGCGATGCGCGAGGTGATCCGCAACGCGTGGGGCAGTGATGACGTGGCGATGCGGCGGGGCGGAGCGGTGCTTGGCGGAGCCCACCCGTGA
- a CDS encoding sulfatase-like hydrolase/transferase — MAEARPNILIFMTDQQHGGTVLPGHRLKAQTPTLDRFQQQATTFSRAYCPAPHCCPSRATFFTGRYPSEHGVWNNVNVPNALSRGLFPSVRPWSVDLKEAGYQLGFSGKWHVGQDHSPEHYGWDLVHGGSYVTPTPNDREAELRAAQAQTLANMDAFRQHVAPEDRGEGEIIRPGYPRYVHYGQRENPFGDTTTTEAGIAKMTSMAAAGEPWCQYIGTLGPHDPYFVPQRFLDLYDPDDLPPLPDNFADAMDDKPALYRRMSDRFAQLSEEEHRQAIRHYLAFCSYEDWLFGQVLEALDATGQAENTWVLYLSDHGDYVGEHGLWTKGLPAFDGAYHVPAIVRPPVSIDNASKGQSVEAMVSLADFGPTFAEATKVETYQAMSGESLMPWFGSESPAEWRDAMFFQTNGNEVYGIQRTIMTDDWKLTFNAFDYDELYDRKADPGQVTNLYGKPGYQDIQRELYARLWTMMLDHRDDYMNPYICTALADFGPGLARSE, encoded by the coding sequence ATGGCCGAGGCGCGGCCGAACATCCTCATCTTCATGACCGATCAGCAGCACGGCGGCACCGTGCTGCCCGGCCATCGGCTCAAAGCGCAGACACCCACGCTCGACCGCTTCCAGCAGCAAGCGACCACCTTTAGCCGTGCGTACTGCCCGGCCCCGCACTGCTGCCCGTCGCGGGCCACGTTCTTCACCGGGCGCTACCCTTCCGAGCACGGCGTGTGGAACAACGTCAACGTGCCTAATGCGCTCAGCCGTGGCCTGTTCCCCAGCGTCCGGCCGTGGAGCGTGGACCTGAAAGAGGCGGGGTATCAGCTCGGCTTTTCCGGCAAGTGGCACGTCGGCCAGGACCATTCCCCCGAGCATTACGGCTGGGACCTGGTCCACGGCGGCAGCTACGTCACCCCCACCCCCAACGACCGCGAGGCCGAGCTCCGCGCCGCTCAGGCCCAGACCTTGGCCAACATGGACGCGTTCCGCCAACACGTCGCCCCCGAAGACCGCGGCGAGGGCGAGATCATCCGGCCCGGCTACCCGCGCTACGTCCACTACGGCCAGCGCGAAAACCCCTTCGGCGACACCACCACCACCGAGGCCGGCATCGCCAAGATGACATCGATGGCCGCGGCGGGTGAGCCGTGGTGCCAGTACATCGGGACGCTGGGCCCGCACGACCCGTACTTCGTGCCCCAGCGGTTCCTCGACCTGTACGACCCCGACGACCTGCCGCCGCTGCCCGACAACTTCGCCGATGCGATGGACGACAAGCCCGCGCTGTATCGCCGGATGAGCGACCGCTTTGCGCAGCTCAGCGAAGAAGAGCACCGCCAAGCGATCCGGCATTACCTGGCGTTCTGTTCCTACGAAGACTGGTTGTTCGGGCAGGTGCTTGAGGCGCTTGACGCCACCGGGCAGGCCGAGAACACCTGGGTGCTCTACCTCTCGGACCACGGCGACTATGTCGGCGAGCACGGCCTTTGGACCAAGGGCCTGCCCGCGTTCGACGGGGCGTATCACGTCCCCGCGATCGTCCGTCCGCCGGTTTCGATCGATAACGCTTCGAAAGGGCAGTCCGTCGAGGCGATGGTGAGTCTCGCCGACTTCGGGCCGACGTTCGCCGAGGCGACCAAAGTAGAGACATACCAGGCGATGTCGGGCGAGAGCCTCATGCCGTGGTTCGGAAGCGAGTCCCCTGCCGAGTGGCGCGACGCGATGTTCTTCCAGACCAACGGCAACGAGGTCTACGGCATCCAGCGCACCATCATGACCGACGACTGGAAACTGACCTTCAACGCCTTCGACTACGACGAGCTCTACGACCGCAAGGCCGACCCGGGGCAGGTGACCAATCTCTACGGCAAGCCGGGCTACCAAGACATCCAGCGCGAGCTCTACGCTCGGCTCTGGACGATGATGCTCGATCACCGCGACGACTACATGAACCCCTACATCTGCACCGCTCTCGCGGACTTCGGACCCGGCTTGGCCCGATCGGAATGA
- a CDS encoding UTP--glucose-1-phosphate uridylyltransferase, whose protein sequence is MSLDERYAAVHATLESVGQAHVLAHYASLDDAQKESLLSECEGIDWPEVARLIETHVKNKPEFELSDDIQPAPWYPHVPHANLEAKYNEARALGEKLVGEGKVAAFTVAGGQGTRLGCDGPKGTFPASPIRGTTLFACFAEYLLKVEAKYGKAVPWYVMTSPINDAATRAFFEENNHFGLDAANVMIFPQAMMPAIDMASHKVLLETPSSLALSPNGHGGSLKALWTSGAIADMKQRGVEQISYTQVDNPTVRMIDPLFIGLHSLDEAQMSSKMLPKAFPKEKLGNFCLADDKMTVIEYSNLPDELAEQTTEDGELRFRAGSIALHCINVDFVESINTSPEGFSLPFNRAEKKVPFLDEATGQTVKPESPNAVKLETFVFDALPMCEDSIVYETDRVDEFAPIKNADTPEGEADATDSPASSKKLQTERAARWLEAAGVEVTRDADGAVEAVIEIKQTTAIYPEDLKAVELPVAIRPGDEVLL, encoded by the coding sequence ATGTCGCTAGATGAACGTTACGCCGCGGTTCACGCCACCCTCGAATCCGTCGGCCAGGCACACGTGCTCGCCCACTACGCCTCGCTCGACGACGCTCAAAAAGAGTCGCTGCTCAGTGAATGCGAAGGCATCGACTGGCCCGAGGTCGCCCGGCTGATCGAGACCCACGTCAAGAACAAGCCCGAGTTCGAGCTCTCCGACGACATCCAGCCCGCGCCGTGGTACCCCCACGTGCCGCACGCCAATCTGGAAGCCAAGTACAACGAAGCCCGCGCCCTGGGTGAGAAGCTCGTCGGCGAAGGCAAGGTCGCGGCGTTCACCGTGGCGGGCGGGCAGGGCACTCGTCTGGGTTGTGACGGGCCCAAGGGCACGTTCCCCGCGTCGCCGATCCGGGGCACGACGTTGTTTGCCTGTTTCGCCGAGTACCTGCTCAAGGTCGAGGCGAAGTACGGCAAGGCGGTGCCGTGGTACGTCATGACCAGCCCGATCAACGACGCGGCCACCCGCGCGTTCTTCGAAGAGAACAACCACTTCGGCCTGGACGCGGCCAACGTGATGATCTTCCCCCAGGCCATGATGCCCGCCATCGACATGGCCTCGCACAAGGTGCTGCTGGAAACCCCGTCGAGCCTCGCCCTCTCGCCCAACGGGCACGGCGGCTCGCTCAAGGCGCTGTGGACCAGCGGCGCGATCGCCGACATGAAGCAGCGCGGCGTCGAACAGATCAGCTACACCCAGGTCGACAACCCCACGGTCCGCATGATCGACCCGCTGTTCATCGGGCTGCACTCGCTCGACGAAGCGCAGATGTCCAGCAAGATGCTGCCCAAGGCGTTCCCCAAGGAAAAGCTCGGCAACTTCTGTCTGGCCGACGACAAGATGACCGTGATCGAATACTCGAACCTGCCCGACGAACTCGCCGAGCAGACCACCGAAGACGGCGAGCTGCGTTTCCGCGCGGGATCGATCGCGCTGCACTGCATCAACGTGGATTTTGTGGAATCGATCAACACCTCGCCCGAGGGTTTCAGCCTGCCGTTCAACCGGGCGGAGAAAAAGGTGCCTTTCCTCGACGAAGCCACCGGGCAGACCGTCAAGCCCGAGTCGCCCAACGCGGTGAAGCTCGAGACGTTCGTGTTCGATGCGCTGCCGATGTGCGAGGACTCGATCGTGTACGAGACCGACCGCGTGGATGAGTTCGCCCCGATCAAGAACGCCGATACCCCCGAGGGCGAAGCGGACGCGACCGACAGCCCCGCGTCGAGCAAGAAGCTGCAGACCGAACGCGCCGCACGCTGGCTCGAAGCGGCGGGTGTCGAGGTTACGCGTGACGCGGACGGCGCGGTCGAGGCGGTGATCGAGATTAAGCAGACCACCGCGATCTACCCCGAAGACCTGAAAGCCGTCGAGCTGCCCGTGGCGATCCGCCCGGGTGACGAAGTGCTGCTCTGA
- a CDS encoding chlorite dismutase family protein produces the protein MSSSSPAPTRSGPPAPPPAPDLREHGGGGQTSDTRMFMQLLAFTGCRDTAAVVEDVKQNAKTGAVVYEDLNDPFGVAVLSFSTDPADFVAHTRALVQNGPLAELTPRPRYTMFGRSYSLGYERDLEDTLVGRPKRHALDPKMPWVVWYPLRRSGAFTRLPAEEQKTILKEHGTIGFSFGGAGVASDIRLACHGLDANDNDFVIGLMGPELTPLSQLVQTMRGTVQTSTYLEKLGPFFVGRVVYQSPMEA, from the coding sequence ATGTCCAGCTCTTCCCCCGCCCCGACCCGCAGCGGCCCGCCCGCGCCACCGCCCGCTCCCGACCTCCGTGAGCACGGCGGCGGCGGCCAAACCTCCGACACCCGCATGTTCATGCAGCTCCTGGCCTTCACCGGGTGCCGAGATACCGCCGCGGTGGTAGAGGATGTGAAACAGAACGCCAAGACGGGGGCCGTGGTCTACGAAGACCTCAACGACCCCTTCGGCGTGGCGGTGTTGAGCTTCTCGACTGACCCGGCCGACTTCGTGGCGCACACCCGGGCGCTGGTGCAGAACGGGCCGTTGGCCGAGCTGACGCCGCGCCCGCGGTACACCATGTTCGGCCGATCGTATTCGTTGGGTTATGAGCGCGATCTTGAAGACACGCTGGTCGGCCGACCGAAGCGTCACGCGCTCGACCCCAAGATGCCGTGGGTCGTCTGGTACCCGCTGCGGCGGAGCGGCGCGTTCACCCGCCTGCCGGCCGAGGAGCAGAAGACCATCCTCAAAGAGCACGGCACCATCGGCTTCTCGTTCGGCGGGGCGGGCGTGGCCAGCGACATCCGCTTGGCCTGCCACGGCCTGGACGCCAACGACAACGACTTCGTCATCGGGCTCATGGGCCCCGAGCTCACCCCGCTGTCCCAGCTCGTGCAGACCATGCGCGGCACGGTGCAGACCTCGACGTATCTGGAAAAGCTCGGCCCGTTTTTCGTGGGACGTGTGGTGTATCAGTCGCCGATGGAAGCGTGA
- a CDS encoding RsmE family RNA methyltransferase — translation MPPRFFCSSLPAASLSEAADSPERFCTLGPDETKHARKVLRLPVGASIEVFDGSGRLAEAEVVAYERDGGGLTQCRLGGVREVPEVFPRLTVATAIPKGPRAEAMVNQLGQLGADVLVPVQSERSVVEPGAGKVERYEKAALASAKQSGRPRLMAVEPMATLGEVLARPSDVKLILDPRGQPMPGLSDQLQTAKDVLVLVGPEGGWSEGELAEAQSAGCVRWRMAEHVLRIETAATAAVSILRYLTA, via the coding sequence ATGCCCCCGCGATTCTTTTGTTCCAGCCTGCCCGCCGCGTCATTATCGGAAGCGGCCGATTCGCCCGAGCGGTTCTGCACCCTGGGGCCGGACGAAACAAAGCACGCGCGGAAGGTGCTGCGGCTGCCGGTCGGGGCTTCGATCGAGGTTTTTGACGGCAGCGGCCGGCTCGCCGAGGCCGAGGTCGTGGCGTACGAACGGGATGGCGGTGGCCTGACCCAATGCCGTCTCGGCGGGGTGCGCGAGGTGCCGGAGGTATTCCCGAGGCTGACTGTGGCGACCGCGATCCCCAAAGGCCCGCGGGCCGAGGCCATGGTGAACCAGCTCGGCCAGCTCGGCGCCGACGTGCTCGTGCCCGTGCAGAGCGAGCGGAGCGTGGTCGAGCCCGGTGCGGGCAAGGTTGAGCGATACGAGAAAGCAGCGCTGGCCTCGGCCAAGCAGTCGGGCCGTCCGAGGCTGATGGCGGTCGAGCCGATGGCGACGTTGGGCGAGGTGCTGGCCCGGCCCAGCGACGTGAAGCTGATCCTCGACCCGCGCGGGCAACCCATGCCCGGGTTGTCGGATCAACTCCAAACGGCGAAAGACGTATTGGTCCTGGTCGGCCCGGAAGGGGGGTGGTCCGAGGGTGAGCTGGCCGAGGCCCAGTCGGCGGGATGCGTGCGGTGGCGCATGGCCGAACACGTCCTGCGGATCGAGACGGCGGCGACCGCAGCGGTGTCGATCCTGCGCTACCTCACGGCGTGA
- the ruvX gene encoding Holliday junction resolvase RuvX produces the protein MRFLSIDLGGKRTGLATGDDETGIVSPLDVIVTSNEEERLRQLGKFIEDEQPDALVLGMPFNMDGTLGPAAAKSVALAKTLTERFGLPVHPMDERLTSATADQQMAQSGLTHGQKKARRDALAAAAILRDFLEARPDLEAGEGLAEE, from the coding sequence ATGAGATTCCTCTCCATTGATCTCGGCGGCAAGCGGACCGGCCTCGCGACGGGCGATGACGAGACGGGGATTGTTTCGCCGTTGGATGTGATCGTCACTAGCAACGAAGAGGAGCGGTTGCGGCAGCTGGGGAAGTTTATTGAGGACGAGCAGCCGGACGCGTTGGTGTTGGGGATGCCGTTCAACATGGACGGGACGCTCGGGCCGGCGGCGGCGAAGTCGGTGGCATTGGCCAAGACGTTGACCGAGCGGTTCGGGTTGCCGGTGCACCCGATGGACGAGCGGCTGACCTCGGCGACGGCGGACCAGCAGATGGCCCAGTCGGGGCTTACCCACGGCCAGAAGAAAGCCCGACGCGACGCGCTGGCGGCGGCGGCGATCCTGCGTGATTTTCTGGAGGCCCGGCCCGATCTCGAGGCGGGCGAGGGGTTAGCCGAGGAATAG
- a CDS encoding Clp protease N-terminal domain-containing protein: MSQKIASYDRFSDDLRDAMRIANRFAKAMRSREIETPHLLYALIKEPTGLAGHLLRCQGLSAKEIKRSVTRPDASQRQFTIFGKLPLSQNGWGYINDAIDHAIGERHDSVGTAGLLRVMILQAPQVIDILTNLNVPLSDFEKDVAKYLHRHMVENPGEPLYFDS; this comes from the coding sequence ATGTCACAAAAGATCGCTAGCTATGACCGCTTTTCGGATGATTTACGGGATGCGATGCGGATTGCAAATCGATTTGCCAAGGCGATGCGATCACGCGAAATCGAGACGCCTCATCTTCTTTATGCTTTGATAAAAGAACCGACTGGGCTAGCTGGTCATTTGCTCAGGTGCCAAGGGTTATCGGCAAAGGAAATAAAGCGTTCTGTTACGCGCCCAGATGCGTCGCAAAGGCAATTTACAATTTTCGGGAAACTTCCACTCTCTCAAAACGGGTGGGGCTACATCAACGACGCAATTGATCACGCCATTGGTGAACGCCATGACTCTGTGGGTACCGCAGGCCTTCTCCGAGTGATGATCTTGCAAGCCCCTCAAGTGATTGACATATTGACAAACCTTAATGTCCCACTGAGTGACTTCGAGAAAGATGTCGCTAAGTATCTTCATAGGCATATGGTCGAGAATCCTGGCGAACCACTATATTTTGATTCTTAA
- a CDS encoding mannose-1-phosphate guanylyltransferase, which produces MRYALIIAGGSGTRLWPMSTKELPKQLIPFVGSDEQGQGGRSLLQIAMERLEGLLPAEQIYVCAGESTKQVMLDKLPGLTEDRFISEPMGRDTLNAVGLGCSVLKHKDPDATVAIFTADHIIEPVEDLLKIVDQGFQLAEASDKTLVTFGIAPTHAATGYGYLQLGDAIDGGGFVVDQFKEKPAADIADGYFAAGPEKYLWNSGMFVWQASAVMGCIEKYAPENFAKLDDLGKNWDTPERDAKLAEVYPTLEKVSVDYAVMEPASADESMTVAAVPMPLSWLDVGSWPSFADTLEKDGDGNASSGGRTVHVESNNVLAATSDPRHLITTLGCEDLIVIHTPESTLVCHKDHAEKIKQLHGLVGEQIGEDYL; this is translated from the coding sequence ATGAGATACGCACTGATTATCGCTGGCGGTTCGGGCACTCGTCTCTGGCCGATGTCCACCAAGGAGCTCCCCAAGCAGCTCATCCCCTTCGTCGGCTCGGACGAGCAGGGCCAGGGCGGCCGATCGCTGCTTCAGATCGCCATGGAGCGCCTCGAAGGCCTGCTCCCCGCCGAGCAGATCTACGTCTGTGCGGGGGAATCGACCAAGCAGGTCATGCTCGACAAACTGCCCGGCCTGACCGAGGACCGCTTCATCAGCGAGCCGATGGGCCGCGACACGCTCAACGCCGTGGGCCTGGGCTGCAGCGTCCTGAAGCACAAGGACCCGGACGCCACGGTCGCGATCTTCACCGCCGACCACATCATCGAGCCGGTCGAGGACCTCTTGAAGATCGTCGACCAGGGCTTCCAGCTCGCCGAGGCCAGCGACAAGACGCTCGTCACCTTCGGCATCGCCCCCACCCACGCCGCCACGGGCTACGGCTACCTCCAGCTCGGCGACGCGATCGACGGCGGCGGGTTCGTGGTCGACCAATTCAAAGAAAAACCCGCCGCGGACATTGCGGACGGCTACTTCGCCGCGGGCCCCGAGAAGTACCTCTGGAACTCGGGCATGTTCGTGTGGCAGGCCTCGGCTGTGATGGGTTGCATCGAGAAGTATGCTCCGGAAAACTTCGCCAAGCTCGACGACCTCGGCAAAAACTGGGACACCCCCGAGCGCGACGCGAAGCTGGCCGAGGTGTACCCGACGCTGGAGAAGGTCAGTGTGGATTACGCCGTGATGGAGCCCGCCTCGGCCGACGAGTCGATGACCGTCGCCGCGGTGCCCATGCCGCTGAGCTGGCTCGACGTCGGCAGCTGGCCGAGCTTCGCCGACACGCTGGAGAAAGATGGTGACGGCAACGCCTCATCCGGCGGCCGGACTGTGCATGTCGAGAGCAACAACGTCCTCGCCGCGACCAGCGACCCCAGACACCTCATCACCACGCTGGGCTGCGAAGACCTGATCGTGATCCACACGCCCGAGTCGACGCTGGTCTGTCACAAGGACCACGCGGAGAAGATCAAGCAGTTGCACGGGTTGGTGGGTGAGCAGATCGGCGAAGATTATCTATGA